A genomic stretch from Pochonia chlamydosporia 170 chromosome 4, whole genome shotgun sequence includes:
- a CDS encoding ankyrin (similar to Metarhizium acridum CQMa 102 XP_007813900.1) — protein MAIFLNLSNELILALASYLQDSKDIASLLSVNRRLHQLLALQLFKHDARQPNGSFALPWAAKNGRIETLQLAISAGAKPPKNTAILVSAAEGGHTKVVEALLDLPGIRVEDEDEEYQTALGVAAKGGHAQIVAALLDKGANIAVPSEVDMSPLDWAAYSGSVEVIKILLAHGADVNKGCTILRPPLFWAAQAGQDDAVRFLLDHGASMTFRTVNNWQAIQEAAKSGHANVIKTLIEHGADPLGDYSNGCTPLCLAAENCHLEAVKMLLDKGGAAQLTGESGSRVLRAAAAGGDTEVAELLLLQGVDVTLMSDGFTALHSAVNLSQLDMAKLLLARGAEIDVSGQMGWTALHYAADNGDVETVKMLLSKNADATVVTEAGESALQLAVAGDNIDAARILLANGNNEILQSRDHEGQTALHNAAEQGYESVIELLLDHGANPTIKDLSGDTALHLAAYHRQLGAVQALLKAKSIDVDAKNDNGRSALFLAAAKGHTDIFILLLSHHANPETKDSYQCSVLLAAVRNNSCRIIAHLLFNKLVETPSAFSAIDFFGRTPMWWAKSIGIPGLIADLTDHGDSEDITALPSLVEFRGSTTNGDRDAHCCSVCTRCTIRDTTLLWCTRCDGRRYFICVDCQDAGVTKCRHRTHRLREHLCEEYE, from the coding sequence ATGGCTATCTTCCTAAATTTATCCAACGAGCTGATACTTGCCTTGGCGTCATATCTGCAGGACTCAAAGGACATCGCCTCTCTCTTATCTGTCAACAGGCGACTCCATCAACTTCTAGCTTTACAACTTTTCAAACACGATGCCAGGCAACCCAATGGCTCTTTTGCACTGCCGTGGGCTGCGAAAAATGGTCGTATCGAAACACTACAGCTTGCCATCTCGGCAGGAGCTAAGCCTCCTAAGAATACTGCAATTCTTGTGTCAGCAGCGGAGGGCGGTCACACCAAAGTCGTCGAAGCTCTACTAGATTTGCCTGGTATTAGGGtagaggacgaagacgaagagtACCAAACGGCGCTTGGAGTCGCTGCGAAAGGGGGGCATGCCCAGATTGTGGCGGCCCTTCTGGATAAAGGGGCAAATATAGCAGTGCCCTCTGAAGTTGACATGTCACCGCTCGACTGGGCAGCATACAGTGGCAGTGTCGAGGTCATCAAGATTCTGTTGGCTCATGGAGCCGACGTCAATAAGGGTTGCACGATACTGCGACCGCCCTTGTTTTGGGCAGCAcaagctggtcaagatgATGCCGTCAGGTTTCTACTCGATCACGGAGCCTCGATGACATTTCGGACGGTAAATAACTGGCAAGCGATACAGGAAGCCGCCAAGTCAGGGCACGCCAACGTCATCAAGACACTCATCGAGCATGGAGCTGATCCCCTCGGCGATTATTCAAATGGCTGCACACCATTGTGCTTGGCAGCGGAAAATTGTCACTTGGAGGCGGTGAAAATGCTCCTAGATAAAGGGGGTGCTGCTCAGCTGACTGGCGAGAGCGGCTCAAGAGTATTACGAGCCGCCGCTGCCGGCGGTGATACAGAGGTGGCAGAgctacttcttcttcagggaGTAGATGTTACGCTGATGAGTGATGGGTTCACGGCACTACACTCGGCGGTGAATTTAAGTCAGTTGGACATGGCCAAGCTGTTACTCGCGCGTGGCGCTGAGATTGACGTCAGTGGGCAGATGGGGTGGACGGCGTTGCATTATGCAGCTGATAATGGAGATGTCGAGACAGTCAAGATGTTGCTTTCCAAGAACGCGGATGCTACTGTTGTCACTGAAGCTGGTGAAAGTGCCTTGCAACTTGCCGTTGCTGGAGATAACATAGATGCTGCGAGAATTCtgcttgccaatggcaacaacgAGATATTGCAGTCGCGAGATCATGAAGGTCAAACCGCCTTGCATAATGCTGCAGAGCAGGGATACGAATCAGTAATCGaacttcttcttgatcatGGTGCAAATCCAACCATCAAGGACTTATCTGGTGATACTGCCTTGCACCTAGCAGCATATCACCGCCAGCTAGGAGCAGTTCAGGCACTACTCAAGGCAAAGTCAATTGACGTTGATGCGAAAAATGACAACGGCAGATCAGCCCTCTTTCTGGCCGCAGCGAAAGGACATACAGATATATTCATCCTGTTACTTTCTCATCATGCCAATCCCGAGACCAAGGATAGCTACCAGTGCAGTGTTCTACTTGCCGCAGTGCGAAACAACAGCTGCAGGATTATTGCACACTTGCTGTTTAACAAGCTGGTTGAAACTCCTAGCGCCTTTTCTGCGATAGATTTCTTCGGACGGACGCCCATGTGGTGGGCAAAATCCATTGGGATTCCAGGCCTAATTGCAGATCTAACAGATCACGGCGATTCCGAGGATATAACCGCATTGCCGAGCCTAGTAGAGTTCCGTGGCTCAACTACTAACGGAGACCGGGATGCCCACTGTTGCAGTGTCTGTACGAGGTGCACTATTCGGGATACAACTTTGCTGTGGTGCACGAGGTGTGACGGAAGACGGTACTTTATATGTGTTGACTGTCAGGACGCTGGTGTGACGAAATGTCGTCACAGGACGCATCGTTTGCGAGAACATTTGTGCGAAGAATATGAGTGA
- a CDS encoding proteinase T-like protein (similar to Trichoderma reesei QM6a XP_006967892.1), with the protein MHSGLLLINFLSLAFAAPSAKRAEPAPLLSPRGELIANKYIVKYKETFSISSADNVLKAHNAEAERTYSNIFKGFAGRLNATAVEQLRHHPDVDYIEKDATIRINAYVEQPGAPWGLARVSHRQSGSRTYNYDNSAGAGTCSYVIDTGVDASHPEFEGRAKFLRSFISGENSDGNGHGTHVAGTIGSRSYGVAKKTNIYGIKVLSNQGSGSTSGILSGMDYAIQDSRQRSCPKGVVANMSLGGGYSASLNQAAAKMIQSGVFLAVAAGNDARDAANTSPASEPSVCTVGATDSSDNLSSFSNYGRVVDILAPGSGILSTWPGGGTNSISGTSMATPHVVGLAAYLASLEGFPGAQALCERIRTLATKNAIRRVPSGTVNLLAFNGNPSG; encoded by the exons ATGCATTCAGGCCTGTTGCTGATCAACTTTctgtccttggcctttgccgccCCGTCAGCCAAGCGGGCCGAGCCAGCGCCATTGCTCAGCCCAAGGGGAGAactcattgccaacaagtACATTGTCAAATACAAGGAGAccttttccatctcctcTGCCGACAATGTGCTCAAGGCGCACAACGCCGAGGCTGAGAGGACTTACTCCAACATCTTCAAGGGGTTTGCGGGCCGTTTGAACGCTACAGCCGTTGAGCAGCTTCGCCATCACCCTGAT GTTGATTACATTGAAAAGGACGCCACCATCAGAATCAATGCTTACGTCGAGCAACCAGGAGCGCCATGGGGCTTGGCTCGCGTTTCTCACCGCCAGAGCGGAAGTCGTACCTACAACTACGACAACAGTGCCGGTGCAGGTACCTGCTCCTACGTCATTGACACTGGTGTCGATGCCTCTCATCCG GAGTTCGAGGGTCGAGCAAAATTCCTCCGATCCTTTATCAGCGGAGAGAACTCTGACGGAAACGGCCATGGAACCCATGTCGCTGGAACCATTGGCAGCCGCAGTTACGGCGTAGCCAAGAAGACCAACATCTACGGAATCAAGGTCCTCAGCAACCAGGGTTCCGGTTCGACTTCCGGTATCCTCTCCGGAATGGACTATGCAATCCAAGATTCACGACAGAGAAGCTGCCCCAAGGGCGTCGTTGCCAACATGAGCTTGGGAGGCGGCTACTCTGCTTCTCTTAACCAGGCTGCCGCCAAGAtgatccagtctggtgttttccTCGCTGTTGCTGCCGGAAACGACGCCAGAGATGCCGCGAACACTTCTCCTGCCTCCGAGCCCAGTGTCTGCACTGTTGGTGCTACTGATTCTTCCGACAACCTCTCCTCGTTCTCCAACTACGGACGAGTTGTCGATATTCTTGCTCCTGGAAGTGGTATTCTTTCCACCTGGCCCGGTGGCGGTACC AACTCCATTTCTGGTACCTCCATGGCTACCCcccatgttgttggtcttgctGCCTACCTGGCTTCTTTGGAGGGTTTCCCCGGTGCGCAGGCTCTCTGTGAGAGAATCCGCACTCTTGCTACCAAGAATGCCATCCGCCGCGTTCCCAGCGGAACTGTTAACCTGCTTGCTTTCAACGGCAACCCTTCAGGTTAA
- a CDS encoding cupin domain-containing protein (similar to Metarhizium robertsii ARSEF 23 XP_007822922.1): MHELESRPLPSVELAYQYKLPNCPGKSSIGLMVTFPPNSSTPPHRHAGAAVSVIVLEGTLLNKMNSDPTRVFGKGGSWFEAPGCHHKVSDNYSNEEPAKLLATLVVDTEVVEKGGVTALVEFDEEYRDIQL; encoded by the coding sequence ATGCATGAACTGGAAAGTCGACCACTCCCTTCGGTGGAACTTGCATATCAGTACAAGCTTCCCAATTGTCCCGGCAAGTCCAGCATCGGACTCATGGTGACATTCCCGCCCAATTCATCCACGCCGCCTCATCGACATGCCGGAGCCGCCGTCTCTGTCATTGTGCTTGAGGGAACTCTACTCAATAAGATGAATAGTGACCCAACTCGCGTGTTTGGGAAAGGCGGCAGCTGGTTTGAGGCTCCCGGTTGTCATCACAAGGTCAGCGATAATTACAGTAACGAAGAACCTGCTAAGCTGCTGGCGACTTTGGTGGTTGACACGGAGGTGGTGGAGAAGGGAGGAGTTACGGCCTTGGTGGAATTTGACGAGGAATATAGGGATATTCAGCTTTAA
- a CDS encoding alcohol dehydrogenase (similar to Metarhizium acridum CQMa 102 XP_007813332.1) has translation MASSTLPSTMKVVHQPDPNSIRLVLEEAPLPVISRPDECLVRVHTTTPCPGELHWEVWFPSLFAPGRERVPCTEAAGVIEKIAESDEGRASNFKVGDEVFFRVEPSQTGHLRQYTLARLSQIAHKAKNVGWVEAGAMPLSSLTAWQGVFQHGVLDDKAIFGDETARKKNGKLRVLITGASGVVGGLAVQFASLAGAGHIVAVAGGNASEHVKKLGATELVDYKKQSVLEWVTISPSEREVDAVFDCVGGSTLSACWSAVKEGGVLLSITGDPQQAKPESVTKKLAEAKWFLVEPNGSQLEVISKLQGEGKCATKVDSVVDLANFQEAFDKVENKTANGKVVIKVHG, from the coding sequence ATGGCGTCCTCAACTCTCCCCAGCACTATGAAAGTGGTCCATCAGCCCGATCCCAACTCAATTCGTCTTGTCCTCGAGGAGGCGCCTCTACCTGTCATCTCCCGCCCAGACGAATGTCTCGTCCGCGTGCATACTACTACTCCGTGTCCAGGCGAACTCCATTGGGAGGTCTGGTTCCCGTCCCTCTTTGCGCCTGGCCGCGAGAGAGTTCCTTGCACTGAAGCCGCTGGTGTCATTGAGAAAATCGCCGAAAGTGACGAGGGTCGCGCCTCAAACTTCAAAGTCGGCGACGAAGTATTCTTCCGCGTTGAGCCGTCTCAAACCGGACATCTTCGCCAGTATACTCTAGCACGACTTTCACAAATCGCACATAAAGCCAAGAACGTCGGGTGGGTAGAAGCCGGAGCGATGCCATTGAGCTCTTTAACCGCCTGGCAAGGCGTTTTTCAACACGGAGTCCTAGACGACAAGGCCATCTTTGGGGACGAGACAGCTCGCAAAAAGAATGGCAAACTTCGGGTGCTTATAACGGGAGCTTCGGGTGTAGTGGGCGGCCTGGCAGTGCAGTTTGCATCTCtcgctggagctggccaCATCGTTGCCGTTGCTGGCGGGAATGCTAGCGAGcatgtcaagaagctgggtgCCACGGAGCTAGTTGACTACAAGAAGCAAAGTGTTTTAGAATGGGTTACGATAAGTCCTTCTGAGCGTGAGGTCGACGCTGTTTTTGACTGTGTCGGCGGATCTACACTTTCGGCATGCTGGTCCGCCGTCAAGGAAGGCGGTGTTTTGCTGAGCATCACCGGTGATCCACAGCAGGCAAAGCCGGAATCTGTCACCAAGAAGCTTGCGGAGGCGAAGTGGTTCCTTGTTGAGCCGAATGGTAGCCAACTCGAGGTTATTTCTAAGCTGCAGGGAGAAGGCAAGTGTGCTACCAAGGTGGATAGTGTGGTTGACTTGGCAAATTTCCAAGAAGCgtttgacaaggttgaaAACAAGACTGCCAATGGGAAGGTGGTCATTAAAGTACATGGCTAG
- a CDS encoding nad dependent epimerase dehydratase family protein (similar to Colletotrichum gloeosporioides Nara gc5 XP_007281799.1), giving the protein MIHNLLITGAAGYIGGSVLADFVGRSSDSAIGKANISAIVRREEQIERLQKLGITVICVDLLDEVAIHDIVQSHKIDTIVHLASSHDARIASFLIKALGRRGQDTSTETHFIHASGTTAFAPEAGWPLDITQDTSDIYRTEKKIASDNVIRLTDITVIEEGKANGVATYIVVIPSVYGTGSGEFHTLSIALPMFVRASVKDQRVCRYNKSGKPGAAHISDIVTFYGLLVEKILENKPVPKNENGYYFAVAHKILSQQLMQQIAERLYDLGLVTEPTTYLWPSDETAGASLGLPPQIAHLMGTHSTELVPVKPYELGWKPQWTEEKLFLNLGQEIRDIMELDSATT; this is encoded by the exons ATGATTCATAATCTGCTTATTACCGGCGCTGCGGGGTACAT TGGAGGCTCAGTTCTAGCCGACTTTGTTGGCCGTTCATCGGATTCTGCCATTGGCAAGGCAAATATTAGCGCCATAGTCCGACGGGAAGAGCAGATTGAAAGGTTGCAAAAGCTTGGTATCACAGTGATTTGTGTTGACCTTCTGGATGAGGTTGCGATACATGATATTGTCCAGAGCCATAAGA TTGATACTATTGTCCACTTAGCAAGTTCACATGATGCCCGCATCGCATCCTTCCTTATCAAAGCTCTTGGTCGACGCGGCCAGGATACGAGTACAGAGACACACTTTATTCAT GCCTCTGGAACTACTGCTTTTGCCCCTGAAGCAGGTTGGCCGCTTGATATCACACAGGATACAAGTGACATATATCGAacagagaagaagattgctTCCGATAACGTAATCCGGCTT ACGGATATTACAGTAAtcgaagaaggcaaggcTAATGGCGTGGCGACATATATCGTCGTGATACCCTCTGTTT ATGGCACGGGCTCCGGAGAGTTTCATACGCTTTCTATTGCTTTGCCAATGTTCGTCAGAGCCAGTGTAAAAGATCAGAGAGTCTGTCGGTATAATAAATCTGGG AAACCCGGCGCCGCCCACATATCTGACATTGTCACTTTCTATGGTCTGCTTGTAGAGAAAATACTAGAGAACAAACCAGTGCCCAAAAATGAGAACGGGTACTACTTTGCAGTGGCGCACAAGATATTGTCTCAGCAACTTATGCAACAGATTGCTGAGCGTCTTTATGATCTAGGGCTTGTGACGGAGCCAACAACTTACTTGTGGCCCAGTGACGAAACAGCTGGGGCTTCGCTCGGTCTTCCACCCCAGATTGCGCATCTTATGGGCACTCATAG CACAGAACTTGTACCGGTCAAACCCTATGAACTTGGGTGGAAGCCCCAATGGACTGAAGAAAAGCTATTCCTGAATTTGGGGCAGGAGATCCGAGACATAATGGAACTAGACTCCGCAACAACATGA